A part of Dethiosulfovibrio faecalis genomic DNA contains:
- the secD gene encoding protein translocase subunit SecD, translating to MLRKDRWRLTLVAVVVIAALASVFPIKGRINLGLDLKGGAHIVLQAKGTEENPLTGDSVERLLAVLRNRVDQYGVSEPLIQREGQDRVIVDLPGVENPEQALELIGKTALLEFRQVVQATSALPPRAQRENYDSDEEYQAAVSRWNKVKTDRDDLESRLRSEASSEAGAVVGSDEAGRIYLLGPVYVGGKDLKDAKATYDNLGRPVVSLEFNDDGAKLFDSATAENVGSQIAIVLDGMVVSAPVVQERISGGAAQISGRFTPEEARNLAIMLRAGALPVPVEVLENRSVGPTLGADSINSGLKAGLIGCALVILFMLLYYRILGIAADIALSVTILILFALLISFKATLTLPGIAGIILTIGMAVDGNILIFERIKEEYRDGKTPFASLDSGFKKAFKTILDANVTTLIAAAVLYYFGSGPIRGFALTLAFGIVASVFSAVLVTRVLLQVMVSHNSIPSLARRK from the coding sequence ATGCTGAGAAAAGATCGTTGGCGGCTCACGTTGGTAGCCGTCGTCGTTATCGCCGCCTTGGCGTCGGTTTTCCCAATAAAAGGGCGGATTAATCTCGGACTCGACCTCAAGGGAGGGGCTCATATAGTTCTCCAGGCAAAGGGAACCGAGGAGAACCCCTTGACCGGCGACAGCGTCGAAAGACTTCTTGCTGTCCTTAGAAATAGGGTCGACCAATACGGTGTATCCGAACCTCTGATACAAAGAGAGGGTCAGGACAGGGTGATCGTGGACCTTCCAGGTGTGGAAAACCCCGAACAGGCCCTTGAGCTGATAGGCAAGACCGCTCTTTTGGAGTTCAGGCAGGTAGTTCAGGCTACTTCCGCATTGCCTCCTAGGGCTCAGAGGGAGAACTACGATTCCGACGAAGAATATCAGGCCGCCGTTTCAAGGTGGAACAAGGTTAAAACCGACAGAGACGACCTGGAAAGTCGACTGAGATCGGAAGCTTCATCCGAGGCAGGGGCGGTCGTGGGAAGCGACGAAGCCGGACGTATCTATCTTCTGGGGCCTGTCTATGTTGGAGGAAAAGACCTAAAGGACGCAAAGGCCACCTACGATAACCTGGGTAGACCTGTCGTAAGCCTTGAATTCAATGACGACGGAGCTAAACTCTTCGATTCGGCCACCGCCGAGAATGTCGGCAGCCAGATAGCTATCGTGCTCGACGGGATGGTGGTATCCGCTCCGGTGGTGCAGGAGCGAATTAGCGGAGGAGCTGCCCAGATCTCCGGTCGTTTTACCCCGGAAGAGGCCCGTAATCTTGCAATAATGCTTCGTGCCGGAGCTTTGCCCGTTCCTGTAGAGGTATTGGAAAATCGTTCAGTAGGACCTACCTTGGGAGCGGACTCGATCAACTCTGGGCTTAAGGCGGGACTTATAGGGTGTGCCCTGGTCATACTGTTTATGTTGCTCTATTACAGGATTTTGGGCATCGCTGCAGATATCGCCCTTTCGGTAACGATCTTGATACTTTTCGCTTTGCTTATAAGTTTCAAGGCGACTCTTACCCTTCCCGGAATCGCCGGTATCATCCTTACCATAGGAATGGCCGTCGACGGCAATATATTGATATTCGAGCGGATCAAGGAGGAGTACAGGGACGGTAAGACTCCTTTTGCCTCTCTGGATTCGGGGTTCAAGAAGGCCTTCAAGACGATTCTCGACGCCAACGTGACTACGTTGATAGCGGCAGCGGTCCTCTACTACTTTGGAAGTGGACCTATCAGAGGATTCGCCCTTACTCTGGCTTTTGGTATAGTGGCCAGTGTCTTCAGCGCGGTGTTGGTGACCCGTGTCCTCCTCCAGGTCATGGTCAGCCATAACAGCATACCTTCTCTGGCTCGTAGGAAGTAA
- the secF gene encoding protein translocase subunit SecF codes for MNKTAEYRFNFMAFRKKAMFLSVVLILVSLGSLFSRGLNLGIDFTGGNLVQLEFGSPVEVGEVRDVLAGVGQGKAVIQAYSDKGVIIRMKADEEDARRDVLEALKAKYDSVQVLRFEKVGPVVGDQLRKEAFIALGLALVGILIYITVRFQFRFAVVSVLALLHDSIITLGIFSIMGREISVTFIAAILTIVGYSLNDTIVVLDRVRENWKHLRGWGIDGLFNVSVNQTLSRTINTSLTTFLPVLAFYIWGGPVLANFSFALMIGIIVGTYSSIYVASSILDEWFTKSPVKQ; via the coding sequence ATGAATAAGACAGCGGAATATCGTTTTAATTTTATGGCCTTTCGTAAAAAGGCTATGTTTCTAAGTGTTGTTTTGATTTTGGTGAGTTTGGGGTCTCTGTTTTCCAGAGGGCTTAACCTCGGGATAGACTTCACCGGAGGCAATTTGGTCCAGTTGGAGTTCGGCTCTCCCGTAGAGGTCGGAGAGGTACGAGACGTGTTGGCCGGGGTCGGCCAGGGTAAGGCCGTTATACAGGCCTACAGCGACAAGGGAGTCATTATAAGGATGAAGGCCGACGAGGAGGACGCTCGACGAGATGTACTCGAGGCTCTCAAGGCTAAATACGACTCGGTTCAGGTCCTTCGATTCGAGAAGGTCGGACCGGTGGTAGGAGATCAGCTTCGTAAAGAGGCTTTCATCGCCCTTGGGCTCGCTCTGGTGGGAATATTGATTTACATCACCGTACGGTTTCAGTTTCGTTTTGCCGTGGTCAGCGTACTGGCCCTGCTGCACGACTCGATAATAACCCTGGGTATCTTCAGTATCATGGGAAGAGAGATATCGGTCACCTTTATAGCGGCGATTCTGACCATCGTGGGATACTCTCTGAACGATACCATAGTTGTTCTAGACAGGGTGAGAGAGAACTGGAAACACCTAAGAGGCTGGGGAATCGACGGCCTTTTCAACGTATCGGTAAACCAGACTTTGTCCAGGACGATAAACACATCTCTTACCACGTTTCTTCCCGTTTTGGCCTTCTATATATGGGGAGGACCGGTTTTGGCTAACTTTTCCTTTGCCCTCATGATAGGGATAATAGTGGGAACCTACAGTTCCATTTACGTGGCCAGCTCGATACTGGACGAGTGGTTCACCAAATCTCCGGTCAAACAGTAG
- a CDS encoding single-stranded-DNA-specific exonuclease RecJ, with protein sequence MPTCTFDDIRLISIDDDILKMAGKMNCSDVVAAVLSSRVEDASIGIGDFRIGGLDESLSSLDLGPGVSEAVDTWKRAVSGRSVLVYGDYDVDGIASTALAVELAGVSGASSVHYYLPHRQKEGYGVHLSLIRKALAQGVQTLIVTDCGSKDVEPLGEAVAGGMAVIVFDHHSVDGETIDLPAFVNPQRGGSPEARNLCATSVLWSWAAVSSIASRRWLENRLDLVALATVADCVPMGRFNRVLVDRGLEVLRNTRRPGIKELYSRLGISTAVLDEETLAMKVIPCLNAAGRLDVADLALSIVLGTGNVAGDVDRLDALNRRRKDLSADISSEIAEKIERDMEHVLYDDRWPVGLLSAIASRLCHSYDKGFALAAPSGNGIKGTLRVPEGANAVEILSELDDMLNAWGGHPYAAGFSVDPSRWETLSSRLSEKLRSIVPERVVETAIKYDLSRFDMGLWRELRIIGPFGQLNPSPCFFLPRRGGERLLPLGKGGIHGKIDVGSGFLIAFNGAEQHRDMDNIAGWLYKPRLNQWKGRINLQFLVEKIVLSC encoded by the coding sequence TTGCCTACCTGTACATTCGACGACATTCGACTTATATCCATAGACGACGACATCCTGAAAATGGCCGGAAAAATGAACTGCTCGGATGTTGTCGCGGCGGTCTTGAGTTCCAGGGTTGAAGATGCCTCGATAGGTATCGGAGACTTTAGAATAGGAGGCCTGGATGAATCTTTGTCCTCTCTGGATCTCGGTCCCGGAGTCTCTGAGGCTGTGGATACATGGAAAAGGGCTGTCTCCGGTCGTTCCGTTCTGGTCTACGGCGATTACGATGTAGACGGAATAGCCTCCACCGCTTTAGCGGTGGAGTTGGCCGGAGTCTCCGGTGCCTCTTCGGTCCATTACTATCTTCCCCATAGACAGAAAGAGGGATACGGGGTACATCTTTCCTTGATCAGAAAGGCGCTGGCTCAAGGAGTCCAGACCTTGATAGTCACCGATTGCGGCTCCAAAGACGTGGAGCCCTTGGGAGAAGCGGTCGCTGGAGGCATGGCCGTCATCGTCTTCGATCATCATTCGGTGGACGGAGAGACGATCGACTTACCCGCCTTCGTCAATCCCCAAAGGGGTGGATCTCCGGAGGCCCGAAACCTCTGTGCTACGTCCGTCCTCTGGAGTTGGGCCGCTGTCTCGTCCATTGCTTCCAGAAGATGGCTAGAGAACAGACTGGACCTAGTCGCTCTCGCTACCGTGGCCGACTGCGTGCCCATGGGCAGGTTCAACCGAGTCCTGGTCGACCGGGGGTTGGAGGTACTTCGGAACACGAGACGACCGGGGATAAAGGAGCTTTATAGTCGTCTGGGAATCTCAACTGCCGTTTTGGACGAAGAAACGCTGGCCATGAAGGTTATTCCCTGTCTCAACGCGGCAGGTCGACTGGACGTGGCTGATCTGGCTCTCTCGATCGTTCTCGGTACGGGAAACGTGGCGGGTGATGTGGATAGACTGGATGCCTTGAATCGCAGGAGAAAAGACCTTTCCGCCGATATCTCGTCGGAGATCGCCGAAAAAATAGAGAGAGACATGGAGCACGTTCTTTACGATGATCGATGGCCGGTGGGGTTGTTGAGCGCCATAGCCAGTCGTCTCTGTCATTCCTACGATAAGGGGTTTGCCCTGGCCGCTCCTTCGGGAAACGGAATAAAGGGCACCTTGAGGGTTCCGGAGGGGGCCAACGCCGTCGAGATATTGTCAGAACTGGACGATATGCTCAATGCATGGGGTGGCCATCCATATGCGGCAGGTTTTTCCGTCGATCCATCCAGATGGGAAACCCTGTCCTCCAGACTTTCTGAGAAACTTAGATCCATAGTGCCCGAACGGGTCGTAGAGACCGCCATAAAATATGACCTTTCTCGTTTCGATATGGGGTTATGGAGGGAACTGCGGATCATAGGGCCTTTCGGGCAACTCAACCCATCTCCGTGTTTTTTTCTTCCCAGGCGGGGAGGGGAGAGGCTTTTGCCTCTCGGAAAAGGGGGAATCCACGGCAAAATCGACGTAGGGTCGGGCTTCCTGATAGCTTTCAACGGAGCTGAACAACATCGGGATATGGATAACATCGCCGGATGGCTATACAAACCGCGACTCAATCAATGGAAGGGCAGAATAAATTTGCAGTTCTTGGTGGAGAAGATAGTCCTCTCCTGCTAA
- a CDS encoding RelA/SpoT family protein produces the protein MTNETDKSPSKRELLSLRDSFMGRIPMSQRSVTVKFAWQELWSKVSRYLSKEDLMELGEALIFAAEAHGEQKRGTGEPYIIHCVYVASILADMKMDVKTMEAALLHDCIEDTVVTKDTLAERFGEEVGVLVDGVTKLGKLPFKSFEDYQAENLRKMFLVMAKDIRVVLIKLADRTHNMRTLGALRRDKQQRIAKETLEIYAPLAHRLGIYQVKRTLEDLAFKYYDPNMYYEIKKKVQKRLPEREATIKKAIDVLEEKLNSQGIDALIKGRAKHFYSILEKMNRKGLSVDQLYDLLAMRIIVDDITTCYTVLGIVHTIWKPIPGQFDDYIANPKNNMYQSLHTTVVGPSGEPLEVQIRTWEMHWLAEYGVAAHWRYKEGADKMDDLDAKLEWIRKAIEGGQETRPDEFMERLKDDVLTSDVFVFTPQGDVKSLPRGATPIDFAYAVHTQVGNQYVGAMVNNRIVPTDYELQNGDIVKVLTSSQGKPSRDWLKVAKSNKAKSKIRTYFKHLDSVAKAESLQRGRDLVDRELKKRLLGSEENSCSPEEISAALNRVARDMGYNNGDDVFFAVGSNNQSAGPIAARLCSILSSHDGRPDQRGDVKSGFDKKDSNADIVVEGADGVLVSLANCCKPVPGDSIVGFATRVRGITVHRENCPNVSSVSSDRLISVAWGNTFKKRYDARILVEGLDRPGLFSDVAQAVTKAESSLLSVKANQIGGGQARMKLEVTVRNLEHLYAVIARINTVKNVIDVSRG, from the coding sequence TTGACGAACGAAACCGATAAATCGCCCAGCAAGAGGGAACTTTTATCCCTTAGAGATAGTTTCATGGGACGCATTCCCATGTCCCAGAGATCTGTAACTGTGAAGTTTGCCTGGCAGGAGTTATGGTCGAAGGTCTCTCGTTACCTTTCCAAAGAAGATCTTATGGAACTCGGCGAGGCCTTGATATTCGCCGCCGAGGCCCACGGTGAGCAGAAGAGAGGGACCGGCGAGCCCTATATAATCCACTGTGTCTACGTCGCTTCGATACTTGCCGATATGAAGATGGACGTTAAAACCATGGAGGCAGCCTTGTTGCACGACTGTATAGAGGATACCGTCGTGACCAAGGATACCTTGGCCGAACGTTTCGGCGAAGAGGTCGGGGTTTTGGTCGACGGGGTCACTAAACTGGGCAAACTTCCCTTTAAGTCTTTCGAGGACTACCAGGCGGAGAACCTCCGAAAGATGTTCTTGGTCATGGCCAAGGATATCAGGGTGGTCCTGATAAAACTGGCGGACAGGACCCATAATATGAGGACTCTGGGTGCCCTTCGAAGGGATAAGCAACAGAGGATAGCTAAGGAGACCCTTGAGATATACGCTCCCTTGGCCCATAGGTTAGGGATATATCAGGTCAAGAGAACTCTGGAGGACCTGGCTTTCAAGTATTACGATCCCAATATGTATTACGAGATAAAGAAGAAGGTTCAAAAAAGGTTGCCCGAAAGAGAGGCCACCATAAAGAAGGCCATAGATGTGCTGGAGGAAAAGCTAAACTCCCAGGGCATCGATGCCCTGATAAAGGGACGAGCAAAGCATTTCTACAGCATTCTCGAGAAGATGAACCGCAAGGGACTTTCCGTCGACCAGCTTTACGATCTTCTGGCGATGAGGATCATAGTTGACGATATAACTACCTGTTACACGGTTCTGGGGATAGTTCACACCATATGGAAACCCATACCGGGGCAGTTCGACGACTATATAGCCAACCCCAAGAACAACATGTATCAATCGCTTCATACCACGGTGGTAGGCCCTTCCGGTGAGCCTTTAGAGGTTCAAATAAGAACCTGGGAGATGCATTGGCTGGCCGAGTACGGTGTAGCTGCTCACTGGCGCTATAAAGAAGGCGCCGACAAGATGGACGATCTTGATGCCAAACTGGAATGGATCAGGAAGGCCATAGAGGGCGGTCAGGAAACCCGTCCCGATGAGTTCATGGAGAGGTTGAAGGACGATGTCCTGACCTCCGATGTCTTCGTGTTTACTCCTCAGGGGGACGTGAAATCTCTTCCCAGGGGGGCCACTCCTATAGACTTCGCCTACGCCGTGCATACTCAGGTGGGGAATCAATACGTAGGAGCGATGGTCAATAACCGGATAGTTCCCACCGACTACGAACTCCAAAATGGCGACATCGTAAAGGTGTTGACCTCCTCTCAAGGGAAACCCTCTCGGGACTGGCTCAAGGTAGCGAAGAGCAACAAGGCTAAATCAAAGATCAGGACCTATTTCAAACACTTGGACTCTGTAGCCAAAGCAGAATCTCTGCAACGTGGCAGAGATCTGGTGGATAGAGAATTGAAAAAGCGTCTGCTCGGCAGTGAGGAGAACTCCTGTTCGCCCGAGGAAATATCCGCTGCTTTGAACAGGGTAGCCAGAGATATGGGGTACAATAACGGCGACGACGTTTTTTTCGCAGTGGGATCCAACAATCAGTCCGCTGGTCCTATTGCCGCTAGACTATGTTCGATTCTCTCCAGTCATGACGGTAGACCCGACCAGAGAGGCGATGTCAAAAGCGGTTTCGATAAAAAAGACAGCAACGCCGATATCGTAGTGGAAGGAGCCGATGGCGTTCTTGTGTCTCTCGCTAACTGTTGTAAGCCGGTGCCGGGAGATTCCATAGTTGGATTTGCGACCAGGGTTCGAGGAATAACCGTTCATAGGGAAAACTGTCCTAACGTGTCGTCCGTGTCGTCCGATAGATTGATCAGTGTCGCATGGGGAAATACCTTTAAAAAGAGGTACGATGCAAGGATCCTGGTAGAAGGACTCGATCGCCCCGGGCTTTTTTCAGACGTGGCTCAGGCGGTAACAAAGGCCGAGTCCAGCTTGTTGTCCGTGAAAGCCAACCAGATAGGCGGAGGACAGGCCAGGATGAAGCTGGAGGTAACGGTCAGAAATTTGGAACATCTTTACGCCGTTATCGCCAGGATAAATACCGTTAAAAACGTCATAGACGTGTCCAGGGGGTAA
- the dtd gene encoding D-aminoacyl-tRNA deacylase, with protein MRAVVQRVSRAAVSVDGVETGSIDKGFCVFLAVAQGDGERQVGWLSDKIAGLRVFEDDSGKMNLSLRDVAGEVLLVSQFTLYGDCRKGRRPSFVKSAPPDKAKGLYEAFIEALREKGLVVETGVFQAHMVVDIVNDGPVTLMVDTPEDM; from the coding sequence ATGAGAGCAGTTGTCCAGAGAGTCTCCCGAGCTGCCGTCTCGGTCGACGGAGTCGAGACCGGCAGTATCGATAAGGGGTTTTGTGTTTTTCTGGCCGTGGCACAAGGAGACGGAGAGAGACAGGTTGGATGGTTATCGGATAAAATAGCCGGGTTGAGAGTCTTCGAGGACGACTCGGGAAAGATGAACCTCTCCCTTAGAGACGTGGCGGGAGAGGTCTTGCTGGTGTCTCAGTTCACCCTTTATGGAGACTGTCGCAAAGGACGTCGTCCTTCTTTCGTTAAATCAGCTCCTCCCGATAAGGCGAAAGGACTCTATGAGGCGTTTATAGAGGCCTTGAGGGAGAAGGGCTTGGTTGTGGAGACCGGAGTCTTTCAAGCTCATATGGTCGTGGATATCGTCAACGATGGCCCCGTTACCTTGATGGTGGATACTCCGGAGGATATGTGA
- a CDS encoding MBL fold metallo-hydrolase has protein sequence MKWKRFPLGPLWTNGYLLWDDDGVGFFVDPGGDPTDVFKWVEDNGIDVRTILLTHGHGDHIAGAAEMSKRLGSDVWIHREDENMLCDRDKNLSSNLGTECPPVEATGYLEEGVPLSVGSMDLQVIHTPGHTRGSCCVIVQDGNDRLLLAGDTLFARSIGRTDLPGSVPELMSGSLERVASLDDDLIVLPGHGPETDIGTERLENPFLS, from the coding sequence ATGAAATGGAAACGTTTTCCCTTAGGGCCTCTTTGGACGAACGGTTATCTTCTCTGGGATGACGATGGAGTTGGTTTCTTCGTCGACCCCGGAGGCGATCCAACGGACGTGTTCAAATGGGTGGAGGATAATGGAATAGATGTCAGGACTATACTGTTGACTCACGGACATGGAGATCATATCGCCGGTGCCGCTGAGATGTCCAAGCGGTTGGGCTCGGATGTCTGGATTCACAGAGAAGACGAGAATATGCTCTGCGATAGGGACAAAAACCTCTCGTCCAATTTGGGTACAGAATGTCCTCCAGTCGAGGCCACTGGGTACCTGGAGGAGGGGGTTCCCCTTTCCGTAGGGAGTATGGATCTCCAGGTGATCCATACTCCCGGACATACCAGAGGGAGCTGCTGCGTTATCGTTCAAGACGGCAACGACAGGCTTCTTTTGGCGGGAGATACCCTGTTTGCCAGGAGTATAGGAAGGACCGATCTTCCTGGGAGCGTGCCGGAACTGATGTCCGGATCGCTGGAAAGGGTAGCTTCATTGGACGACGATCTTATCGTGCTTCCCGGCCACGGTCCGGAAACTGATATAGGGACCGAGAGGCTGGAAAACCCCTTCCTGTCATGA
- a CDS encoding JAB domain-containing protein yields MTEDQLPRERLFNNGATALSDVELLAILLRTGGGGEDVLGLSESILDGFGGLRGLTRASVKEYLSFKGIGTAKAAGLAAAVEIGRRLAISNGRDPSRAPYWRDELKEIQIRLSDEPRELIVAIFLGDRERFLSKEMISFGGPDGASLDIRHFMRAAVRLDAYGVVLVHNHPDGSLISSAEDRTLTRIVRERLDALGIRFHGHYIVSRLGIAAVEE; encoded by the coding sequence ATGACCGAGGATCAGCTTCCGAGAGAAAGACTTTTCAACAACGGGGCAACGGCTCTGAGCGATGTCGAGTTGCTCGCCATATTGTTGAGAACCGGCGGAGGCGGGGAGGACGTCCTAGGCCTTTCCGAGTCCATATTGGATGGATTTGGAGGTTTGAGAGGTCTCACCAGAGCGTCGGTAAAAGAGTACCTTTCCTTCAAGGGTATAGGGACGGCAAAAGCGGCTGGACTTGCGGCCGCAGTCGAGATAGGTAGGAGGTTGGCTATCTCAAATGGCCGTGATCCCTCCAGGGCTCCCTACTGGAGGGATGAACTGAAGGAGATCCAGATACGCCTTTCCGACGAGCCCAGGGAGTTGATAGTGGCTATTTTTCTCGGAGACAGGGAGCGTTTTCTCTCCAAGGAGATGATCTCCTTTGGAGGTCCTGACGGGGCTAGTTTGGATATCCGGCATTTCATGAGAGCTGCCGTTCGTCTGGATGCCTATGGAGTGGTTCTGGTGCATAATCATCCCGACGGCTCTTTGATCAGCAGCGCCGAAGACAGAACGCTTACCCGGATCGTTCGCGAAAGGCTGGACGCCTTGGGTATTCGATTTCATGGCCACTATATAGTCTCCAGGCTTGGTATAGCTGCGGTGGAGGAATAG
- a CDS encoding rod shape-determining protein yields MGFFSGFLGNDVGIDLGTSNVVVYLCGEGIVLDEPSAVAVRKRKRGGQAEVIAFGHEAKAMAGKTPAGVSTIRPLKDGVIANFDMTEAIIRHFLQLTGGAGIKSRPRVVISVPAKVTEVEKKAVIDATLGAGAREAYVVDEPIAAALGAGLPIQDPIGSMILDVGGGTSEVAVLSLGGIVVNNSLRVAGDDMDDAIIAMLRQKHAILIGETTAEAVKIDIGSAMPTDQEVEIEVKGRDLADGLPKVATVSSAEIREALDPLVSRVEDMVKVALEQTPPELSKDIVDQGIVLTGGVCQLRGLDQRLSRALNAPVILYEDPLHSVAQGVGKILEDLNAMKKVLMSVEKGSR; encoded by the coding sequence GTGGGCTTCTTTTCTGGTTTTTTGGGCAACGACGTAGGGATCGATCTTGGAACGTCCAACGTTGTAGTCTATCTATGTGGTGAGGGGATCGTTCTGGATGAGCCTTCCGCCGTGGCGGTAAGAAAAAGAAAGAGGGGCGGACAGGCCGAGGTAATAGCCTTTGGACATGAGGCCAAGGCCATGGCCGGTAAGACCCCTGCGGGAGTGTCTACGATAAGGCCCTTGAAGGATGGGGTCATAGCCAACTTTGATATGACCGAGGCCATAATACGTCATTTTCTTCAACTTACCGGAGGAGCAGGTATCAAGTCAAGACCGAGGGTGGTCATATCCGTCCCGGCAAAGGTAACCGAGGTGGAGAAAAAAGCCGTCATAGACGCGACCCTGGGAGCCGGAGCCAGAGAGGCATACGTCGTCGACGAACCGATCGCGGCGGCGTTGGGGGCAGGGCTTCCCATACAGGACCCCATAGGAAGCATGATTCTGGATGTCGGAGGGGGAACCAGTGAAGTCGCTGTATTATCCCTCGGCGGCATAGTGGTGAACAACTCCCTGAGGGTAGCCGGGGATGACATGGACGACGCCATAATAGCTATGTTGAGGCAGAAACACGCCATACTTATAGGGGAAACCACCGCGGAGGCGGTCAAGATAGACATAGGTTCTGCTATGCCGACCGACCAGGAGGTAGAGATAGAGGTAAAGGGCAGGGATCTAGCGGACGGTTTGCCGAAGGTCGCGACTGTATCGTCCGCCGAGATAAGGGAAGCGTTGGATCCTCTGGTCTCCAGAGTGGAGGACATGGTCAAGGTTGCTCTCGAACAGACTCCTCCGGAGCTATCGAAGGACATAGTCGATCAGGGGATCGTTTTGACCGGCGGAGTCTGTCAGCTTCGTGGTTTGGACCAGCGTCTCTCAAGGGCTTTGAACGCCCCGGTGATTCTATACGAGGATCCGTTGCACTCCGTGGCTCAGGGGGTCGGCAAGATCCTAGAGGATCTGAACGCCATGAAGAAGGTATTGATGTCCGTGGAAAAGGGGAGCCGTTGA
- the mreC gene encoding rod shape-determining protein MreC, translating to MTENRQGYIISGLCAVALGLVLTLGTGSPFTERAMGLWTDCLVWLEQPASHLRGFYWTGRKWVLERRFLIDKLSKMEEENDALFLSLHLKDALDLRDFLLESTVNAMVDLRLPLSWWKEIRINQGGMDGLSPGDPVLQNGFLIGRVNRVDCSKSWITLLTSTEEMTPVVIRETRDVGVVVGDGMGGIWLCYIPLDSEIKAGMNLDTALISEIIPPGVPVGTVTDDMRDNEQGYREYRISSGADLSRLYDVKVFRRGDKLP from the coding sequence ATGACGGAGAATCGTCAGGGATACATAATATCTGGACTATGCGCCGTGGCTCTAGGGCTGGTATTGACTCTCGGGACCGGTAGTCCCTTTACCGAAAGGGCTATGGGGCTATGGACCGATTGTCTTGTTTGGTTGGAACAGCCTGCGTCGCATCTTAGGGGGTTTTACTGGACGGGACGTAAATGGGTCTTAGAGAGACGTTTTTTAATAGACAAACTGTCGAAAATGGAGGAGGAGAACGATGCCCTGTTTCTATCCCTTCATCTCAAGGATGCTTTAGATCTGCGGGATTTTCTCTTGGAATCCACTGTGAACGCCATGGTGGACTTGAGACTGCCTCTAAGTTGGTGGAAGGAAATAAGGATAAACCAGGGAGGCATGGACGGGCTTTCCCCCGGGGACCCTGTTTTGCAAAACGGTTTTTTAATAGGCCGGGTAAACCGTGTGGACTGCAGCAAGTCGTGGATTACACTTTTGACATCCACGGAAGAAATGACTCCTGTGGTTATAAGGGAGACCAGAGACGTCGGTGTAGTCGTCGGAGACGGTATGGGAGGAATATGGCTTTGTTATATACCGTTGGATTCCGAGATCAAAGCGGGCATGAATCTGGACACCGCTTTGATCAGCGAGATAATTCCTCCGGGAGTTCCAGTCGGAACTGTGACGGACGATATGAGAGATAACGAACAGGGGTATCGGGAATATCGAATCTCCTCGGGGGCCGATCTCTCCAGGCTTTACGACGTCAAGGTCTTTCGTAGAGGGGATAAACTTCCATGA